The nucleotide sequence ACGTCTCCCAAAGACTTGGTTGCTGTCCCGGGATCATGGAGATGCTTATTTTTGCAGATCAGGATGCGTTCAGCTGTTGACCGCATGGTGAGGAGAGCTCCACCTTGCGACGTCGAGCTCCGCTGCATTTCCCCAGCTTCAACCCTGAGCTGGAGATTCTCCTCAATTTCATGCGTCCAGGAAGCCCCGGTCTCCAGGCCTCAAACAATCCTGGTGTTTCTCGGTCCAGGCCGATGACGCATTTGCAGTCCACCGAGTTGTGGGTGTTGCTGCTTGTGCAAGTGTCACTTAAAGGCTGAAGCTTCACGCCTCTTTCTTCGTATCACCGGTGTACAATTCCGCCAAACCCCGAGTCTTGCCGTCCCCTCGAATCTCGAATGGCAACCGCTCAGATGGTGAGAAATGGGGGCACAGCTTTTCTGGTGCGAGGATGGTTGCACTGAGCAGCGCCGGCGGTGTCTGATTTCCCATGCAACGTTCCGAGTCCTGTCCGACGCGACAAAGTCTTGTGCTACACAGTTTCAAGTCCACTTCATGGTTGAGCAATTTTCCTCTTGCAATGAAAACCAGCACACTGTCTTGCTTGTCGATTTTGCCCTGATGGTATGCTCCTACACTACCTAACCAGGAACTAGACATGTCGTTAACTTGTCCCAGGATTATTACCTAAAGCATTCCCAAAAAGGCGATTGTGCATCAGCTCTCAGCGTCATCACTCCTGACAGGGACaaagccaccaccagctAGCTGAAAAGGTCCTCAGAGGCTCAGAGACAATGTTCACGTGCGGGCCCCGTTCCCCTCGTGCTGGCTAATAATGGAGCATGATGGTTTCCCCGGACTTTTCGCCAAACGCAGATTCCCTATGTCACCGTCCTCGACCTCGTGACAGATCTCGTTCTTTGTTGACCGTCAAGCCACTGAACCATTCCAGtcaacaactcctccaacctgGAAGTGCCACCGATTCTGTGGCGCTTCCTCGCCCATCAACAACCGCGCCAAGTGGCAAGGGCTGGCGGGGCAGCCGGGGGCGGGAACGAGGGTGCGGCAGACGGTTGATGCCAAGGAGAAACCGAATGCGGGGGAAAAAAGCTTGAgatttttggggggtggtgcggGAAGCGAAACTCGGTTGCTTTTCGACGAGCGCCGGGATGGGAAACTTGACCGTCGCTGTCGCTGCATTGGGCACCGTGAAGCGAAGGGATGTGGACGATGAAAGAAAATGCCATTCTGCGATGTCGAGACATCAAGCCTCGTGATCATTTGAAGGTGCCGCTTTCTTTTGGATAGCATCATCAGAAGGTAATAACGGCAAGAAACATTACGGTACGTTACGCACTTTTCACCTCTCCCGTGTCTCTCCCACAACCCGCCATTTTTGTTCCCGATCTGACACAGTTTCTCCAACGCCCGCAGGTCCCAAAAAAATTACGCCCTTTCTGATTGCAGAAATCACGCAGACCGATCCCTAATCCCGTTGCGGACGACGGCCAACGGCATTAAAAACGATCATCGAGAAAACGGCTTCCCCGTGGCAAGGATTGGCAATCCTCGCAATTATTAGCAGGCGGACCTTACGAGCTAGTGGCTGTCTGCCGATCACACACACGCCACACCGCAGTTTTTGAAGGTGTCTtgtggaaagggaaaggatgaACAAAAGGGTACGGATTGACGTAGGTGCCGCTTCGTTGCACCGCAGCGAAtttgaaggagaagaagtggaCAAATTGTGGGTGAGTTCAAGGCTCCAACAAGGAAACTTGAGGAGCTGCTATTCTCTGTTCGGCGAGGAAGCTGGCCAGTCATGGCTGTCGGTGGCTGCCCTCCATGTTGGCCCTCATGCTGCAACCAGCTGTCCACCACCCGAACCGTGCCGTAACATGTGCGGACATTGCGCTCCATGACCGTCTTGATATGCCAACCAACCAGTCtccaggatgaggagatcTCGATGGCAGGAAAATGGTGAGAGGATCCTGGGGGGTGTCCTCTGCTTCTTATCACTTTGTCCACATGTTGACAGACAAGACCAAGGTGAGACTTGCACCTCCCATCTGCCGGATCTGCAGCCCCCACACGCCCATCATGAACCCCAGTCAAACCCAACCTCATGGCGTTGTTGACATCGGGAGGGATCTCTTCGTGAATTGAGATCGACAAGGCTGCGATGATGACTGATGATGTTGACCTTGCCCCTCGTGCCCCTGTTCAACCGTTTCTTCAAcaaggaaaggaaagaagcAACGGGATGCTTGCgcaagaacaagaaaaacGAAGAGCCGGCTTGGCAAGTCCAAGGAGATTTATTTGCAGCCGTTCTGTGCCAAGATCCTTGCCAAGGCTTCAACGTTTATGCATGACGATGGCGCAGCACAGGCCTGAGTCGTGATGGGCACATCCTGGGAGCCTGGTCGTGGGCTTGGTCTGGGTTTGATGAAAATCTCTTATGAGGGATATGCTCGATAGAATGCAGTTCAATTGTGAATAGAACTAAACTATTGAAAATATGACTTGTCAGGTGATAATCTGTGAAAAGACTAACAAGCGCTCCCTTGTAAGCGAGACTCCCTCGATTATGAAGTCATGTTGAAATAATTTCTATTTCTAATTCCTCTTTGCATGCGTTTGTATGAGGCAGGTTCATGACTGGCGCATATTCATGTATCAAACATATTGCTGAACTAGGTTGATTGTAGAGCTACCATTTTACACACGTCAGCTTATTTTGGTATACTGTTCAGTACCCATCGTATAAATTGTAACTGCATATGACCAAACTCTAATCTCACTTCAATGTCTTTGCATGCTGACTTTGTATATGCAATCCAAACCATAAAAGACAAACTCCATACAACGCCCGTGATACCTACCCTACCTTATGTTCTACTCACAACTGCCCATACCCCAGAACCCTAGCCAAATgccccctcgcctcctcagcAAACCACTcaaccaccttcctctccccgtTCTTCTCTTTCATCTTGTCTTTgaccaccatctccatcagCTCCCGTGCCTCGGCAGTCATGGACTCAGCCCTTTTCTCATACCCACCCGCGGGGTTCTCCCCAAACAGCCTCTCGTCGATAAACTTCCAGTAGATAGGGTCTAACCCATATGATCTTCTCGCAGCATAGTTGATCCAAAAGCTCCCATCTTCCCAGTTCTTTCTCATCCTGATGGAGAGAGGTGGTTCTTTTGGTCCTTCCTGGTTGGTAGATAtagtggtggtagtggtggtggtgctgctaTCTCCCGATATATGAAGATTGTCAAGCCACTCCGACACCGTCCCGTCTTCGGCCACCCTATCGTCTTCCAACGGCTCCCCAAGACAACGTACAGCCACCTCCTGTCCCTTTCCAAgtttttcctcctcctgttccAACGCCCTGAGGAAAATCCCCAGATACTTCGGATACTTTCCCACCCAATCATCtatccccccttccaccccaccATTCCACATATCTGGCTTCCTCAGCATCAACCACCAGGGCGGGTCGGCCGCCATTGACCTCGGCCCGAACCAAGCCCATTCCCAATCAATCAccgccctcacctcccccgtctCGGGATCAACCAGCACGTTGTGCGGCGTCAAGTCGTCGCAGATGAGCTTGAACGTCTCGGGCGTCGGTGTGATGTGCTCCTGCCGACTCGTGTAGCTTGGTGACGGCAGCAGGTTCATGTACGCCGCCCTGCGAAGCATGTGCCGGGCCGTGTACTTGTCCCGGGCGTCGTCCGCCGACTCAACGGCGTCGTTGCGCTGGAAGACGAGCTGGGCAATGTGGAGGTCAGTGAGGAACTGGTAGACCTCgtgggaggtgttgaggacGCGGTTGGAGGGGCCGAGGACAGACTCGGGGCAGCcggccatggtgatggtgtcggTTAGGGTCTGGGGGAGGGCGCGGGCGTGGACGGTATACTCCCCGTCCACGTAGCCGAGGCAGCCGCTTTGGGGCATGGTGAGTTTGtcgagttggaggaggatgttgctCATTTGGCggtagagggagaggatcTTGTCTTCGGGCATGgttgggttgatggtgtttgGGGCTTCGGGGTCGGTGTCTGGGTCTGCGAGAAAGGTGGACAGGTGGACTAGGTTTGGGTGGTAgtccatgatgatgaagggtCCGAGACCGGTGGGATTTTGTGAGGCGGTGCCCGAGTGGTAGatgtgggggatggggatggtggtatTTGCCGCGACGTAACGCATGAGGTTGACTTCAGCTTGGACTTTCTCTTCCCTCAGTTCCAGGCTGAAGCGCGGGAGCGGGACGCGCATCATGCCGTAGCTCTCAGGATCTTGGAACTCAATGACGAAGACGGCGTTGTAGCTCCCGCAGAGGGATGAGTGCCATTTCCCAGCTCTTCCGCCGTGGTACTTCTTGACTATGCGGATGATCTCTGTGCGCAACTCGGGATTCTGGATCTTTTCATTGACCCAGTCATATGACGCTTCTTGACGCTCTTCCACCATTTCATCTCCATACATGGCGACCTCGCGCGTCCGGCGATCCGGTCGAGGTTCCGGTGAAGGCGGGTCGGACATGGTGTGGGAAATTAAAGGTTGAGCACTTCAATCAAAAAGTTAGCATTGAACTTTCCTGTGTAATGTCGATTGCTTGTTGCTGATAAATGATGTTGTAGAATCGAACCAAGATGCCTCAAAATGCAGGagtttgttggtgttggtccAGCACGCATTTGGGGCCCCTGGCCGAGAATTTGGCGCCGTATCATTGGGGCTGTGTTTTGcagccaacccccaaactgTGCCCCCATCAAAACATGAGTGTTTCCCGGTTCGTCGTTCGTCAATAGCGGAACTCGATCCCGACAGTCTGGTTCAATGCACTTTGCCATGTCCGATCTGCGCTCAGGTCGTTGCACTGAAACAAAGAAGCCGAAGGCGCCGAGAAGAGGTGTGATATCTATGGAAAGCTCGCGTCCCAGCAGAAACTTGGAGAGTGGGAGTCGGGGCCTAATCGAGCAGTGCAGGGTGACTTCCAACAGCATCATAGCATCTTAAATCCCTTTCTGGAAGTCGCATGATGCACCGCGGTGGGCTTCTCACCATCTTTGGACCTGTTGAAGACCTGTGTGAGCGTCTTTTTTGAGACCAACAGGCCTAGGACGCCACGAATAGTTCTGTTGACGTAAATTTTGATGCCAAAAATGGCCACATACCTAGAAAGCCTTGAAAGAGTCCTGAGATGGGTTGCGTATAAGAAGACAGTAAATCCAACCTAAGAAGAACCCGATTTTTTCACTCCAGCTCATCATTCGCACTTTTCCAGTCTGGCACTGAAACCTTACAAGATCGCATACCTCTATTTCAAACACCCAAGCAGCCTTCAAAATGTCCAGAAATCCCAGCCGCTCCAACTCTCCCGCCCCTCGCCAgagcaccatcaccgagagcaccctctcctccgggTTTGGTGATTATGGTTCCCCCGGAATAGAAGGCTTTGCTCGTCCTCCTTCTCGCAGCTCTAGCACGGCTGCCCAGCGTGGAAGCGCCAGCACCTTCAGCAGCACTACTGCTCAGCGTGGAAGCACAACCACCACGGCTGGCCGCACCCCCTCAACTCCGGCGCGCCCAGCCTCTCCCGGTCCTCGACCAGGGAGCTCTGGCGGTGTTCGCCCAGGCAGTTCAGGTGGCGGTCGCCCAGGCAGCTCAGGCAGTGCAGGCTCCGGCGACTCCATCATTCCAACCGAGGGTAATGTGCCCGCAGCACTCCTCAACCGGGGCAAAAGGTcgcaggaggagaggcagaggctTGCCATTGGAGAGTCCAATGCTTCTATGATGGATTCCCGTGGCCGTTCGGCTCGCCCCTCCCGTGACAGGAAGTCCAGAAAGGACGGCTCCAAGTCTTCTTCTCGCTCTCGCTAAGCGATTCGATGGGCTTGAGCGTGCAGGTGTCCGGCATTCGGAAAGGAACTTGACTTGATTTCCTGCTTGGGTGGCGTATTGGGTTACATGTATCGTTTTGCTTTGTCGAGCTCTTTTTCGTTCTAGAATGGGTATGGAtacatggaggaggagttctGGTTTGGGTGCTCGTTAGTGTCTGTGGTGTGGAAGAGATAACAATAGAAATTTGGGATGCCTTGCTGGACAAGGCTTTGCAAACCAATCCCCCGTTCCGTCTCTACGCCACCAAATGTGAATTGTTGCGCTGTACAGATGAGGTTACCACTCCGACTGCCTAGCTGGTCCTGTGGAGGGAGCCGGGCAAGGTCAGAAGAATTGCTGAGGCGCTAACCGCCATGTGTGTCGGAACACACATTTATCTGTTAGCGCAGTAGCACTTGCACCTAGTTATGGTGGCTGTGCTTAGGAGGCGGTGCTCCCGAACGCTGAGCTCATTAGAAACCTATGCGAGATCAACACTCACGAAAAAGCGCCAATCCACCCATGGTTCCCTTCCACAAGCCTTCATTCCCGGCGTTTCTTGACCACTTCGAACCACCACGACATCATGGAACGCTCAACCCGACGACCCACCCGGCGTGCCGGCCCAAACAAGTCCCACTCAACCGATCTTGGCTCGACCTCTACCGGGCCGAGCCATTCAACAACTGTGTCCACAATCGCTGTAGCTGGCGCCGAAATTGAGGCCAACCGGCAGCGGCGCCTCGAAGCCGAACAGGCGGCCGAGCGGGTCCGCCAAGATATTGAGCGGATCCTCCAGCGGGGTCCGCTATCGGAGGAGAGAATGGAGGAGCTGTCCATCGCGGCAGAGGAGTTTTATCGGCAGTCGatggaaaggaggaggaggcggcagTTGAGAGAGCTGGCAATCGCTGCTGGAGTGTTTCTCGTGGCACTGGTTGCCTGGTGGGCTTGGTGGAGGATTGAATGGTGTAATTCTCAATTTGCAAGGCTCCAGTGACGATGATCGATCGACGTAACGTCAATTCTCCCGGCTGGTAGGTAGGATCTAAGATGGTGTTTAAACGGTCTGGTAGTAGAATGGGTTCGTAGGAGGAATGGACGGTCGAGGGATCAACGTCTTCGAACAGGATCTGCTTGAAAAGTAGGGATGGCGTCGATGACGGAATTGCTAGTGCTGATCTTctagtttttttttaaaaagaatcAGTCAGTGGGATCCTGTTTTTAGTAAGGTACATATGGTAATACTAGTCGTCAGTGTAATGCGTGATGATGAATTCAAGGAGAAACTGTAGGGTAGTTGTTGCAGGAATAAAAATGACGCGGTTGCTCTGGTTAGAGTGTTTTTGTCAAGGAACGGAGCCCCTAAGGGCAGTGCCTTCCCGTCGGAATTCAGCTACAGTCGGGTGGTAGGCTAGCAGGATTGCACTCAGATGTCGCGCCGCCAAAGTAGGAGAAGGCACTACCACACCTACAGTACAGGTACTCCGGCTTCCGCCTTTTCATTATGCCATGCCCAGGCTCACCCTGGCCGCACGTTTGACGGTCCGCCCGAGCCGTCCTACTTCCAACCGTCAAAATTTCCATCGATTCTGGCCATACGTTACACGGGCAGGCAAGACACACAAAGCTCCTATATGTACGATTTATAGTTTTCTGGTCCTCCGCCATAGCCCCTGTCTCCCTGTCTCTTTTACTAACAGGCTTATGCACCGATCTATCAAAGTTTCTCGCATTAGCATCGGATTCTATAGCTGCTCATGCGCCTAAAGGTCCCAAGAAGCGAAACTTTGACATACCTGCCAAACATCcaacccaactccaacctcATTCGGCCCTCCAGTGGCATACGCAACAGCCGAGTTCAACCACTCGTACTTTGGGCTCGCCGTCTCGAACAGGATGTGCACATGAGGCGCGTGTCCCTTCTCGAAGATCAAGATCGTGGCGTTGTCATCGGTGTGCAACGAGTAGAGGGCGTCTGGGCTGAACACACCCTGGCGTGAGGTCAGGCCCCAGTCGAGACCCTTTCCAACTGTCCCTATTTGTGGTATTAGCGACACAACATTCGTTTGAACGGGTCGCAGTTCCTACCACTGATCTTCGGGCCTACAGCATTCCCGCCCGAGATTGTCAAGAGATCCCTTGTGCCGTAGGGGACAGAACCGATGGAAATGGGCTCCGCGAATGTCAGGTTAACGCTGAAGAGGTAGGTTAGGGTCGGAGGGGCGGGATCGACAGCTAGCACTGCCACAGCGAGGGCACAGAGGGCAGATAAACTACTAAGGGATAGCATGATGGTGACTGAGTGCTGGCTAGGTAACAAAGGGTTGGTTTGGAGCCAACTCCAAAGCTCAGAAAGGAAGCAACAATGATCATTTATACTTGCTGTTTTTCATGTGACCCTGTCAGCACTACGAGCCGCCACCTCATATCCTCCCGCGTTCGCACAACAGAGTAGCTAACGGCTAAACTGGAACCACAACAGAACCCTGCAGTGATTAGGTGCCCTCTTTTGCCTGAAGCAACCAGCACATACATCGCAGTCAGATCTGTCTCGCACATCACCGGGAATCACAAGAGTCCGAGGAGATAGATCACCTCGGGATGAGATCGCCTTGTTCCTGCAGGTAATATCTGAAGCGAGTCGGTTCCTACATACATCCGTGGGACAGTTGGGCCTAGAAGTTCCTATCAATACGCCAAATATCATCAGCGAACAGTTAAAACAATTCATGAGGATACATTATCGTATGCGCAAAAGAAACCGAAATCAATTGACCGTCTCCTCTACTAAACGCTCAAAGCTATCGATGCCAAAGATAGGAATCCCGTTCCCATCCTATGCGACCAGCCTCAGGCCAGCCACTCCACTCCCATGCATTACTTGCCCATTCCAGACGGGTGTCGACATGCCCCCAAATAGCACCcgatcctcctcccccagatCTCAATCGGATACCATCAGTTCCATGCCTACCCATTCATCTCCCAAGCAAGATCCATATCATCGCCATTTTTGGTATTCCCCGGTAGTCAGGGAAGCTAGAGCCAGACCCAAGAACCCTGGATGCGGCCACGGCCGAGATCAGCGAGCTGCGAGAAGGCAGCGGGGCTGAGATCCAAGCTGCCGGCGGAGCAGGCAGGGCAGCGGTCGACAACGGCGACCTCGACGGACTTGCCCTCGAAGCTGGCGCGGAGGCGGCGACCgcagagggggttgttgttggggttgccgCCGGGGGTCCGGGGATCGAAGTCGGCGTGGGAGAGAGCGACGACGAACTCGCTGTCCTGGTGGAGCTGGCCGCAGGCGCCGAGGCCGACAGAGGAGCCTGTCTAGGTGGTGGGTAGTAACTGGCATTTAGAGTTGTTTGAGATATAGAGTGGACATACTGTAGTGGGTGAAGTCaccggaggcggcggcggcagcgttGGTAGGGGCAGCCATGGCAGAGGAGGCGAAGATGGCGACGAGGCCAGCAGTGAAGGTGGTGAAAGAGACCATTTTAACGGTTGTGGAAGGTTTGTTGGTTCTAAGGGGTGAAGGTGAGTTGTGAGAGTTGCTTGAGAGGTCTCAAAGAGTGAAGTGATTGATGTTACTgcgtggtgaagaagagaaaggggaggCAGTAGAGGTAGGAGAACGATGTCTTTATTGGTTTCTGAAAGAAGTCTCTGGGGGAGGGCGTCGAAGGTCACGATGGGTCATCTGGAGCCCATCCGTACGTACTCCACTGCTTGGGTCAAAGGAAAGGAGCGGTAATACAGGAGATAGTGGGTCTGTACTTGGGATGAGGCCGGCTATCTCTATCACGAGGTCTCTTTCGGGAGCCATAGGGGGTCATTCCGTTTGCTGCGCCAGTTTCATTACTTAGGATGATCGCCTGGAGTCTTTGTTTCGGAGCTCCTGGAGGTCACGGTAACCTCAGCCCAATGGAGATCGAGATATCAACAAATTCCAGTACAACGGAAAGCAGTGGTCATTTAGTATCTGAGACCCTGCACATTCATTTCTAGttgctcctccttttccgccGACAGTCACACCCTGCTGTTTGGGGCCGTAAGACCCCGCCTGACGCTCTGTTGAATCCCGATATCAAGAGCGCTGCTCCGGCTTGCTGGAGCAAATGGCAGAAGAATAAAGAAGGGAATCAGATAGTTTGGGGATCTCGTCTGTTGAGGGTGTCATCTTTCAGCTTGGAGCTCTCATCTGGTTGCTGATAGCTCACGAGAGACTCGAGcgtgggttagggttgatgCCTCacgcccctttttctttgtttaCACCTGTGGATCCATACTTCCATCACGACGGCAACGTCCCTTTTGCTGATGTGACACTAGACGTGGAATCATTTCAGGGacttcttcaacaacgaTTGTCTAAGTTCTTACCATGTATCCAATGCTACGATCGATCTTTGATATTATTCCACCACGAAATACCCAACCTAACCATTATCCATCCAGCGCCGCCTCCAGCGTCATCTTACCCCAAAGCCAGTCATCCACCTCCGaccctccatcctcgccaccTCATCAGGGGGAGACCTACACCTCAACTGCCACGACGCATGCTGAGAAGGGTCCTCCACATACCCCCTCAACTTCGCAACCTCAAGActatcctccccctcaattACAACCCTGACCTCGAGCGCCCGCTGAGCAAAGATCTTGGCCCTCCTCTCATCCGCATACATACACGCAATCTGAAACGCAACAACATGCACCTTCGGAATCGACTGATTCCagatcccctcctccctaaAAACCGCAAACATCTCCCGCAACAGCGCCAGCGCCTTTGCGTAATAGAACGTCCCATTACCATCCTCGAGTTCATGCTCAATCGCCGCAatctccaacaaccacatATCGCTCTCCTCGCTCGCCCCCGGCGGCAAACCACACAGCTCGCACTCGCAGTGAAAGAAGAAGCAATCCTCCAAAACCTTTTGGCGGTGCACCCGCGGTCCAGTCTGGGTCATGTACGAGACGGTGagctcctccccgtcttgaATATCCCTCAGCGCGTGGATGGTCAACCGCTCGGTCTTGTTATTTCAATTGTAATGTGTGTTGGGCCGGCAAGAGTGATTCATGCGAGACATCTCAAGGAATAGCCCACCCTCCGGTTCGTGGGTGCCAAAGAGGAGGACGTTGGTTTTGGCGATGCCGAAGATGGGCCTGACACCCGATTCTTTGCTGTACGAGTTGCGCAGGGAGACGTAGGCACGCTTCTGGTCCTTGGTTAGGTGGTGAAGCTCCGAGACGATGAGCGCTTCTAAGACGTCGGGACGTATTTCGACAGATGAGACCTGGAATAAGGGCGCTTCGGAGAGGATGCGGGTTCCTTTGGGGATTTTGGAGGTGGCGATGAGTCCTCTGCCTTTGCCAGGGACTTCGCGCATGACGTAGGATTTTGTGGCGGCTTTCTCCATTGTGACTTGGAGATGTCCGGAACGTCGATCGATTGAGAGCGTAGCCAAGTCACCTCCTGTCAAGCAATCGATAGTGATCTTGAGAACCTGGGGAGGACACGAGAGGAGTCGGGATGCTGAAGAAAGAAGTATTTGTGGCCCGTTCTTGATATTTCAGTATCGGCTATGTAGCAGGGAGGAGCAAGATGGTGTTCAGCCCATCGGCAGGCCAGAAGTCTTTTATGTTGGCAGAAGGGATCAAACCATCTTTCACTCGAGTCGGAGACGTGCCTTTGTTTGCTACCAAATACCGGTGGATGTTTGCCAACAAAATTTAGACAGATCTTGTCGGCCCTGTTCAGGTCAATGTTAGTGTACCCATCCGTAGATAGGTATGTAAGAAAGAGTAGCACATGAAAAGCGCTTA is from Podospora pseudopauciseta strain CBS 411.78 chromosome 5 map unlocalized CBS411.78m_5.2, whole genome shotgun sequence and encodes:
- a CDS encoding uncharacterized protein (EggNog:ENOG503PA55; COG:S); this translates as MSDPPSPEPRPDRRTREVAMYGDEMVEERQEASYDWVNEKIQNPELRTEIIRIVKKYHGGRAGKWHSSLCGSYNAVFVIEFQDPESYGMMRVPLPRFSLELREEKVQAEVNLMRYVAANTTIPIPHIYHSGTASQNPTGLGPFIIMDYHPNLVHLSTFLADPDTDPEAPNTINPTMPEDKILSLYRQMSNILLQLDKLTMPQSGCLGYVDGEYTVHARALPQTLTDTITMAGCPESVLGPSNRVLNTSHEVYQFLTDLHIAQLVFQRNDAVESADDARDKYTARHMLRRAAYMNLLPSPSYTSRQEHITPTPETFKLICDDLTPHNVLVDPETGEVRAVIDWEWAWFGPRSMAADPPWWLMLRKPDMWNGGVEGGIDDWVGKYPKYLGIFLRALEQEEEKLGKGQEVAVRCLGEPLEDDRVAEDGTVSEWLDNLHISGDSSTTTTTTTISTNQEGPKEPPLSIRMRKNWEDGSFWINYAARRSYGLDPIYWKFIDERLFGENPAGGYEKRAESMTAEARELMEMVVKDKMKEKNGERKVVEWFAEEARGHLARVLGYGQL
- a CDS encoding uncharacterized protein (COG:S; EggNog:ENOG503P5YD) produces the protein MLSLSSLSALCALAVAVLAVDPAPPTLTYLFSVNLTFAEPISIGSVPYGTRDLLTISGGNAVGPKISGTVGKGLDWGLTSRQGVFSPDALYSLHTDDNATILIFEKGHAPHVHILFETASPKYEWLNSAVAYATGGPNEVGVGLDVWQ
- a CDS encoding uncharacterized protein (EggNog:ENOG503P76M; COG:S), encoding MVSFTTFTAGLVAIFASSAMAAPTNAAAAASGSSVGLGACGQLHQDSEFVVALSHADFDPRTPGGNPNNNPLCGRRLRASFEGKSVEVAVVDRCPACSAGSLDLSPAAFSQLADLGRGRIQGSWVWL